CACGCTGCTGAAGACGCTGGAGAACACAACAGAAGACCATCGCGCTGAAGAACAAATGATGTCGAGTTGGCCTTTTTACACGTCTCACAAGCACACTAAAACATgcgtgtagggatgaaatagcctctaaagcaggggagtcagactcaaacacagagtgggccaacaatgtaaaactgaacaaagccgcgggccaaagttgaacaaatgaaccttttaataaggacccaaacaagtttagcattgaatattgaacaagcaagacttatataactttatagtgacatgtttcaaataatactaatcatttaaaaatagcaatggcatatcaaatcaaatttaaatagaatttgaatgcttttctatttgcagccttctcaggtaaatatccaaataaacttttcccacaggctaataatacatttttatattgtagcgtccaggaagaggttgtgaagtgaattatatttatatagcgcttttctcaagtgactcaaagcgctttacatagtgacacccaatatctaagtaacatttaaagcagtgtgggtggcactgggagcaggtgggtaaagtgtcttgcccaaggacaaaacaacagtgactaggatggcacaagcgggaatcgaacctgcaaccctcaagttgctggcacggccactctaccaaccgagctatgccgcctgcaaggggttctgtgtatttgttctgttgtgttacagtgcggatgttctcccgaaatttgcttgtcattctcgtttagtgttggttcacagtgtggcgcgtatttttAACAGtcttaaacttgtttatacggccaccctctgtgtgacctgtatggctgctgaccaagcttgcattgcattgcattagtgtgtgtgtgtgtgtgtgtgtgtaaaagccacatatatcatgtgactatgccggcatgctgtttctacgtcggaaaagcggacgtgacgaaaggttttagaggacgcttgaggcagtacgcccccaatatttttgtctaggtgggaatcgggagaaatttgggagaatggttgccaccTGTGATTTTTgtgtggggcactgaaatttgggagtctccttggaaaatagGGGGGGTTAGCTAGTATGAGTATtatacagcgacaccgccgctgtataatactggcgggccagctctaatgttcatttgatgttgcctcgagggccaaatctggcccgcgggccagagtttgacacccatgctctaaagtATAATCCGGTATTGAGCACAGTAGAccagataaaccacagaaacctcgactatagttatattttttaatatttctctCCTGGTTCTTATTTTTAATAGGCCATAAAAAACATCAATAATCATCGATATGGACCGATATAAAACACTTGCgtggtgatacagttttcagcctgAGTGTGAGAAGACATGAGACGACCCAAACGATGCCGCGATGGCTACATGGTGGTGGTCTGGCATGGAGGCTGCTACTCACCAGTCAGCGATGTCTCCTTTATCTCCACACTCCTTCACGCTGCTAACTATCACGTCATCGCTGACTCCTGAACAAAAAGCAAAAGGTCTCGTTGACTTCATCTCACGATTCAAATAGCGGACGATACGGATTGTTGATACCGTATTCTACACTTGATGGATAATTGTCACTAGAgcaaaaataactacaaaaaaaaaaaaaacggaacaaaaATACGAgtacacaaacaaggatggagtgagggtcacaactttgtaagcaaatagtcaaacagttttagaacaacatttctcaacgagctattgcaaggaatttagggattttattatctacggtccgtaaaaccatcaaatggttcagagaatctggagaaatcactgcacgaaagcgatgatatcacggacctttgatccctcaggcggtactgcattgaaaaccgacatcagtgtgtaaaggatatcaccacatgggctcaggaacacttcataaaaccactgtcagtaactacagttggtcgcaacatctgtaagtgcgagttaaaactctactttgcaaagcgaaagccatttatcaacaacacccaggcacGCCGCCAACTATCACGTCATCGCTGACTCCTGAACAAAAAGCAAAAGTTCTCGTTGACTTCATCTCACGATTCAAATAGCGGACGATACGGATTGTTGATACCGTATTCTACACTGGATGGATAATTGTCACCAgagcaaaaatgacaaaaaaaaaaaacggaacaaaaATACAAGTACAGTAAGTGTTGAGAATctgtcacaaacaaggatggggtgagggtcaccactttgtaagcaaatagtcaaacagttttagaacaacatttctcaacgagctaccgcaaggaatttagggattttaccatctacgctccgtaaaatcatcaaaaggttcacaatctggagaaatcactccacgtaagtgatgatattacggacctttgatccctcaggcggtactgcattgaaaaccgacagtgtgtaaaggatatcaccacataataataataataataaaggattagatttatatcgcgcttttctattgttatatactcaaagcgctcacagagaagcgggaacccatcattcattcacacctggtggtggtaagctacatcagtagccacagctgcccttgggtagactgacggaagcgtggctgccagtttgcgcctacggcccctccgaccaccacctatcattcatcattcattcactagtgtgagcggcaccgggggcaaagggtgaagtgtcctgcccaaggacacaacgccagcgactttgatgtccataggtgggaagcgaacctgcaaccctcaggtttttggcacggccgctctacccactacgccatgccgccccaacatgggctcaggaacacttcataaaaccactgtcagtaactacagttggtctctacctctgtaagtgcaagttaaaactctactatgcaaagcaaaattttatttatcaacaacacccaggaacgctgccggcttcactgggcccgagctcatctaagatggactgatgcaaagtggaaaggtgttctgtggtctgacaagtccacatttcaaattatatttggaaactgtggacgtggtgtcctctggaacaaagaggaaaataaccatccggattgttctgggtacaaagtgtaaaagccagcatgtgtgatggtatgggggtgcattagtgcccaaggcatgggtaacttacacatctgtgaaggcaccattaatgctgaaaggtacatacaggttttggaacaacatatgttgtcatcctagcaacgttatcatggacgcccctgcttatttcagcaagacaatgccaagccatgtgttacaacagcatggcttcgtagtaaaagagtgcgggtactttcctggcccgcctgcagtccagacctgtctcccatggaaaatgtgtggcgcattatgaagcgtaaaataggacaaaaccccagactgttgaacaacttaaaggcctactgaaagccactactagcgaccacgcagtctgatagtttatatatcaatgatgaaatattaacattgcaacacatgccaatacggccgctttagtttactaaattgctattttaaatttcgcgcaaagtttCCTGTTTAAAACGTTgtggtatgatgatgcgtgcgtttgacgtcaccggttgtagcggacattattttccatcccgatccaagctataagtagtctgctttaatcccataattacacagtattctggacatctgtgttgctgaatcttttgcaatttgttcaattaataatggagacgtcaaagtagaaagatgtaggtgggaagcttttagcctttagccacacaaacacatggtgtttccttgtttaaaattcccggaggtgaagctttactatggatcagagcggtcaagcaaacatggattccgactacatgtcaaccggcagttttcagtgagaaaattgtggtaataagtcggctcttaccggagacatcagcggagcttccgtccagctgcagctgccgtgacttccctcagagacactgggtcaacacacctgtggccacacccctccgactttaaggtactatttaatctccctaaaacactagtactacaataagcagataagggattttccagaattatcctagtaaatgtgtcaaataacatctgaattgctcccactgcaatcacatttttttttctagtccttcactctaaatttcctcatccacgaatctttcatcctcgctcaaattaatagggaaatcgtcgctttctcggtttgaataactctggctgctggtggccatgattgtaaacaatgttcagatgtgaggagctccacaacccgtgacgtcacgcgctcatcgtctgctacttccggtacaggtaaggcttttttattagcgaccaaaagttgccaactttatcgtggatgttctctactaaatcctttcagcaaaaatatggcgaaatgatgaagtatgacacatagaatggagctgctatccccgcttaaataagaacatgtaatttcagtaggcctttaagtaagatACAATGTTTAGTGAACACAACATTAAAGttgtctatataaataaacattgagtgATTGATAATGACTTACGTAGAAAGGCGATGGCATCCAGACATTTGATTTCTCCGCACACGGAGAATGAGTCTGCGAGCACAGTGTTGCATTGTTTGCAATGAAGGCTCGCCAATCGTTGAGATTCTATGTCGCTCCCAACATTGGATTCTTCTGAGCGGTCTGTGAGGACACTGTCGCAGAACTCCATCATCTTCTCGGTCTTCTGCCCTCTTTGCCACGCAACTGTCGTGCAAGAAGTCCTGACCGGAAGCAGAAATGTGTAGCGCAAACGCCACCACGTGGAGGAAAATTTGCAATAATTATTTACCCGACGAGTATTCAGCAACACTTCACACGCTGACATTTAACGAAACGCGGCAGCAGTTTTGTTGTTCATTTTTCGACTCTCGCTTTTATTTTGGCAAAGAACCGGAAGCTCGAGCAAGCGTGCTTTGATTGGCTACAGGGCGCCAAACTCGCAACCAGGATTGGCTGAGAGGCGTTTCCGGATGTATTCATCAGCCAATTAAATGCATCCCGCCAGTGTTTTGAATCTGAGTAGTTCAGCCGTTAGTTGTGCTGAATTATTGGAGCCTCCAACTCCTGTGCGCTTTCCTGCTTGATTCTACTTTTAGTTCTCATCGAAATCTACTTTTAAAGATGGATTTGGATTCTATGAAATACGCGGAACTGCGCAGCCTCGCAAAAGAGCTCGGCCTCAAGGCTAATTTGAAGGTAAGAAAGCCTCTTTGTCCGTGATTTCTTCATTGGAAACAACTCAATCTCCGTTTgaaaagaaaactaaaaaaaacgaAGTGTTCTTATTATTTGTGCAGTTGAGCACGAACTACGTCTTTTTATATttcataataaatacaatttaaaattccTAGTACACAGAAACGGACCAAAGTGATTATTTTTCATCTCCAGACGCGCAAAGTTTCATTATCAATGTAAAAGTGTGAATAATTACTGCGGCGTGCCTGTTGggactttaaagttaaagttaaaatacccatgatagtcacacacatactagatgtggcgaaattattctctgcatttgacccatcacccttgatcaccacctgggaggtgaggggagcagtgagcagcagcggtggtcacgcccgggaatcatttctggtgatttaacccccaattccaagccttaatgctgagtgccaagcagagaggtaatgggttaAGAAGGGGTAAACAAAACTAAACATTGTGCGCatagcaacattcgtgagggaggggcagagagcgagagagttatgataaacgcgcatgcgtcgccaggctctgctttttatgcattgatttatcagatttaattttttattatctatagcaggggtgtcaaaagtgtgccccggaggtctTTTGCGGCCCACAACTAATGTTTTaaaagcacattctaaaaatactattaaaataaacaaaaagatatcatgttagacctgctcgacatccattgctttcctcctctctaaggttctcatagtcatcattgtcaccgacatcccactgggtcattattgtcaccgatgtcccactgggtgtgagttttccttgcccttatgtgggcctaccgaggatgtcgtggtggtttgtgcagccctttgagacactagtgatttagggctatataagtaaacattgattgataacagaagtgaaataaaaaagcttgaaagataaatgtaatttagaacaagttgcaatgttgactaaaaactaagcagttttttttttctttcaaaatgtcattgctcaaaatataatattgaatcaaaatcaatgttattatgaattattgacccatccaAGGTTACGATTAcgtcacataaaatattccagtaagaaaaatatttgtggtggaagattttgcaaatttggtgaataaataaacaaaaaaattacattttgttgttttcttactgtgctgaaaatgaactgaaccgggacctctgaaccgaggtatgtaccgaaccgaaatttttgtgtaccattacacccatacaaacaattaaattgaaaaataaaacgttttttttaattgtttttttttgttttttgtttttaaagcatGTATATTACATGTAATGGAAATGACAatcacccaaaaaatgttttcaccGGAAGTGGTCGTTTTAAAAACAAGACTGTGGAGAGGTGGTGGTCTtgtgtactgttttttttagatatgaatgtttttagaaatataatttaatataatataattttttttgtcgtTGAAAATTAAATGAATGGTGTACCAATTGTTTTTGTTCTTTGTCATTCATGAAACTAAAATGAACAAAAACTACGCTGAGTGTCTTGGTTTGCTCGCTTGTGTTGAATGATTTAATTGTCCTAACTGATCCATTGTGTGTGCAAACAGGCTGATAAGTTACTGAAAGCCCTCAAGCAGCATTTTGATCAACAGAAGAACACACAGgaagaaaaggtaaaaaaaaacaaaaaacacataagGTTCGTCAAAAATAGTACGCTAATATTTTGTTTAAACATTGATTTCAACCATGTTTTCTAGAAAGAGGAGTTTGATGTTGAGATTTGTAACGCACCCCCGGTGTTTGTGAACACACGTCGAGGGAGAGCGAAGAACAAAAGGACCGATGTGGAGAACGAGCCTTCTACTGAGGACGAAGCCAAGTTGGACGAGGTAATGACATCACAAACATccacatgatgacatcacaaacatccacatgatgacatcacaaacatccacatgatgacatcacaaacatccacatgatgacatcacaaacatccacgtgatgacatcacaaacatccacgtgatgacatcacaaacatccacatgatgacatcacaaacatccacatgatgacatcacaaacatccacatgatgacatcacaaacatccacatgatgacatcacaaacatccacatgatgacatcacaaacatccacatgatgacatcacaaacatccacatgatgacatcacaaacatccgcatgatgacatcacaaacatccgcatgatgacatcacaaacatccgcatgatgacatcacaaacatccacatgatgacatcacaaacaTCCACATAATGACATCACAAACATccacatgatgacatcacaaacatccacatgatgacatcacaaacatccacatgatgacatcacaaacatccacatgatgacatcacaaacatccacatgatgacatcacaaacatccacatgatgacatcacaaacatccgcatgatgacatcacaaacatccacatgatgacatcacaaacatccacatgatgacatcacaaacatccgcatgatgacatcacaaacatccgcatgatgacatcacaaacatccgcatgatgacatcacaaacatccgcatgatgacatcacaaacaTCCGCGTGATGACATCACAAACATCCGCGTGATGACATCACAAACATCCGCGTGATGACATCACAAACATCCGCGTGATGACATCACAAACATCCGCGTGATGACATCACAAACATCCGCGTGATGACATCACAAACATCCGCGTGATGACATCACAAACATCCGCGTGATGACATCACAAACATCCGCGTGATGACATCACAAACATCCGCGTGATGACATCACAAACATCCACGTGATGACATCACAAACATCCACGTGATGACATCACAAACATCCACGTGATGACATCACAAACATCCACGTGATGACATCACAAACATCCACATAAGCAAGCTGGCTAAAGGCAAGACCCGTTCTCTCTCTCCAAGGTCTCTGCTGCTCCACCCCAGCATGGCGGCAAGAGGAGACGAGTGTCCTCCACCTCCAAGATGGAGACTACAGACAAGCAAGTGGTTGTGGTGCTGGAAGATGTTCAAGTGCAGAGTGCTGTCGAGAATGAAGGTTAGCATCATGCTGGTAAACCATCAGATTAatcaccattaaaggcctactgaaatgagatgttcttatttaaacggggatagcagctccattctatgtgtcatacttcatcatttcgccatatttttgctgaaaggatttagtagagaacatccaggataaagctggcaacttttggtggctaataaacaagccttgcctgtaccggaagtagcagacgatgtgcgcgtgacgtcacgggttgtggagctcctcacatctgaacattgtttacaatcatggccaccagcagcgagggcgattcggaccgagaaagcgactatttccccattaatttgagcgaggatgaaagattcgtggatgaggaaagtgagagtgaaggactaggggaaaaaaagactatacggtgggagcgattcagatgttattagacaaatttactaggataatactggaaaatcccttatctgcttattgtgttactagtgttttagtgagattatatggtagtacctgtacaacctgaaggtcacccccgcacctttcttcagcaccagtcgacaggtggtggcgatgcccatctctgcccttcgcaaggggccCTCTTtgaaatgatggctgcataatacactgtactttgtgtgtgtggtccaatccaaccatgtttgcttgaccgctctgttccatagtaaagcttgactgtcatctttcgggaatgtaaacaatgaaacaccggctgtgtttgtgttgctaaaggcggccgcaatacaccgcttcccacctacatctttcttctttgatgtctccattattcattgaacaaattgcaaaagattcagcaacacagatttccagaatactgtggaattatgcgatgaaaagagacgactcatagctaggaacaaaatgtcctctacaatgcgtgatgtcacgcgtacgtgtcatcataccgcgacgtttcagcaagATACTTTGGGGcgagatt
The sequence above is drawn from the Nerophis ophidion isolate RoL-2023_Sa linkage group LG03, RoL_Noph_v1.0, whole genome shotgun sequence genome and encodes:
- the oip5 gene encoding protein Mis18-beta isoform X1 yields the protein MSACEVLLNTRRVNNYCKFSSTWWRLRYTFLLPVRTSCTTVAWQRGQKTEKMMEFCDSVLTDRSEESNVGSDIESQRLASLHCKQCNTVLADSFSVCGEIKCLDAIAFLRVSDDVIVSSVKECGDKGDIADCVFSSVSCRECGVMAGKVLHAAPPHLADLRSLFLLQKAKLRCYMLDSRAMVEASSVSFDVAPLGEDLHKLRAQFEALSHHMTQVTRHPKKGGKSSQK